The DNA sequence TCCTGGTCAAAATATATTAGTTTCCCATTCAGAAAAATCTTCTTCTTTCCCTAGGCTTTGCGCATGACCTCTTCTTTCATCCTGTAGCGGAGGAATGTGACTATTATTGACCGCGGCTTGTCTTCTCTGTTTCCGGCGGGTCTTGGCGCCAGCGCACAGTGCACCCTTTCGATGTCAAGTTGCGTAGTTGCGGGGATCTCCAACATGTCCCGCAGCAGTTTTTCCACAAACTCTGGCATGGACGGTCCCTCGGCTCCTTCGGGAACATTGTATATCCTGAAGTTCTTGCGTCAGGATCTCCCTTCATAGTCGAGTAGTTTGTTTTCTTGCTGATGAATGACTTTTATCATGTTATTCAACACATACCCCACGTTTTGAATCCGTCCCTCCACCTTCTCGATTCGCTCCTCTGTGTCTGTTATTTGTTGTTTAATGTTGGTGAGCTCGGATTTAATATCGTTCAGCTGTTCTTTTATGTCTTTTCGGAAGTCCCGAATCTCCTCCAGAACTTGGACTAAACCTTCGGCGTCCGCCTCCTTTGAGCGAGGGTTAGCGTTAGCACCGCCATCTTGTAGCTTTACAGGTGAGCTGTTCGCGGACACAGAGCTTTCCTCATTTACAGGCTCTGCAACAATATTTCCtcgatttcctctggttttccccATTCTtgccccttttgtttattcagaGATTATCTAAAAATTTGGCATTTTACGGTCTAACGGGGCAAAATAACTTTTCTCACGAGGGAGATGTTACTCTAAGCTGCCATTCAGCTTGATGACGTCACCGGAACTCCTCAGACTCAGTTCTATGTTTTTTATGGGTACAGAAAATGAGGGAATGATCACTTAAGCCGCAAacagtagttccacttgtggtgatctgagactggtcagaagtaacaacgaggtctatgaaggtttaaaaggactcactcaccctggtagtttgcttaatgagctaactgagacaatgttggtggcacagcttagtgaaggttttaaaaatgggtgcatcctttcaggacatatctgtgttccagtccctaagaagatgtaaacctgtatcaacatgtttacagaaAATTCACACACTCACTAAATACATTTTACACTGTAATCAAATCTAATTAAAGATataatttcacttcctgattctgacttacatgcaacaataagtgaaagtaaacatttattttcaacaaccaaagtagtcaacacttgaattattaaaagaacataaaggtgactgactttccttccGTGTGTTTTAGATGGTCTacaattcctaaagaggaattgttgatggagatactccataaaacagcacataggaaaacatgtttttgttcaaagttccttttgacccagccaacaaaatgactacccaaaagtattctgcatgataacaaaaacatccatgaatgtttttttaagtgattttggaataagatttttttaatttccatGATAATGAAGTTatggtaatgacaatctcaatatTTACAGACTTTACATCGGtgaagttaagaatgcctcaatcaatgctgcctcgtaCTTATAACAAATTTCAAATTGACCCCCATCAAATTttcaagtctgtttttgtactcactgtaCCACTTTTGAATTAAACTTAGGACAAAAGATGGTATTTCCTGtgttttattggttgttttgctacacacttttaacacaacgcacaaaagaacataaataagctcattgtgttaacagtgtaagtccaaaactatttatattctctctttatcGCTTATCATTtatcttattgacttatttacccaacagacgtccagcagctcccccacatgaaagaggaagaggatgatccacagcccacccacataaaagaggaagagggggatccacagcccacccacatgaaagaggaagaggatgatccacagcctaCCCACATCAAAGAGAAAGAGGGGGATCCACATCccgccacatgaaagaggaagaggatgatccgcagtccacccacattaaagaggaagaggatgatccacagccaccccacatgaaagaggaagaagatccacacatgaaagaggaagaggaagatccACAGCCCcttcacatgaaagaggaagaagaggatccacacatgaaagaggaagaggaggatccacacatgaaagaggaagagggtgATCCGCAGtccacccacattaaagaggaagaggatgatccacagcccccccacatgaaagaggaagaggatccacacatgaaagaggaagaggatgatccacagccccttcacatgaaagaggaagaggaggatccacacttgaaagaggaagaggagggagagtgtgttgtagggcaggaggaggatgatgtcagcaagtttccactgactgttgtctctgtgaagactgaagagcatgaagacaaagcacctgagtcctcacagcttcatcacagtccaagtaagcacatatcattttattctcagggcattcaatccatcacaactggactgttcactttgtcttagaagactcatccaagtaggcttcatcacttcatgctcatacacttcaagtcttaaatctaatcattggaatttagaggggaactgcactttttggggggaattgtttctatcgttcacaatcattataaaatacatgatggtggatatattaaaaaaaaatcaaattctagctagggctgggcgatatggccttttattaatatgtggatatgtttagcacatgtcacgatacaccatatatatgtggatattttgccttagccttgaatgaacacttgatgcatataatgacagcagtatgatgattctatgtgtctacattaaaacattattcttcatactgcattaatatatgctacttttaaactttcatgcagagagggaaatcacaactaagtcaatttagcaaaagtgtatttattaaacagttattaagcagtggcacaaacattcatgtcatttcaaaacagaaaatgcaggattgtcagagacattttaaaacaagctattagtgcacttttgtgcacgatgtcactaagatgacatatcaaaacaacactaaattaaagtgcactttttgtaccgaacgccactacagtagtttaaaacaaataaagtgcacttttgtgcatgatgtcacacaagatatttcaataagtgtcaaataaaaatgagctgcataatagaaaatcaaatagtgtatgtctttcactatgtggtaggttcctgcggacgttatctccttctgttgttgactatttgtttcatacggtgttgatctggaaatggttgcttgggcattttgtgggtgtggcactgaacggagatgttgacatgcagagtttcaagcactcttcattctctggcGGGTGacatttcaaatgatgctacattagcagtgctgctactttttgtagcaacgcttttgccgcatacttgttcaccatctacccgcttgaagccaaaccaccgccagatgatggaccccctgctgtttgtcttgggaattaattctgccTTCATTTGTtgccagattggcaccttctttctcttgtattaccactagcaccacagctaaccttaccatgccgctacctgtctgctccgtgagagcgtatgacgttgcacacgtgacagtatgtgacgtatgtaagaaggtgcgcttgttttatgtctctgtgagaaggagagacaagaaagagtgagaagagcctgtagtgtaatgcctgcagctaaaagcaactgtgtgagaacgtatactccaatatcaccatatagtcattttctgtatcgcacagagacaaactcacgatatatccagtatattccatatatcacccagccctaattctaactcataaatgtaaataaaagtccacttgcaatggagccaatgggaggtcctctataaccatccaaaatacaccaacaatactccatttgcattttgtggcttgaatgtccaccaagtgttagttgagttgagtttatttggaacatgcaagcatacaacatgatacatcacacatgcatgcatacaacatgatacatcacacatgcatgcatacaacatgatacatcacacatgcatgcatacaacatgatacatcacacatgcatgtatacaacatgatacatcacacatgcatgcatacaacatgatgcatcacacatgcatgcatacaacatgatacatcacacatgcaggcataagacatgatgcatcacattcatgcatacaacatgatacatcacacatgcgtgcatacaacatgatacatcgcacttgcatgcatacaacatgatacatcacacatgcatgcatacaacatgatacatcacacatgcatgtatacaacatgatacatcacacatgcatgcatacaacatgatgcatcacacatgcatgcatacaacatgatacatcacacatgcatgtatacaacatgatacatcacaatttccagtttgtctattcaacatgttggaaaaggagtaggaagaagcagagcttatttaattctacccctttttttttttacataacagttgctaacacttttgttcacttcctgttctcaatgtattcacaatatactccataagtaatcacaataaaaataaatcaataataatgagtgaagtaagttatatttcatatggtgagatgagtaaaatgatgtagaaaatgaatgatggatgaaataaattgagaatgtttatcttcttctttgtactttgtaaacactttaagtgtgaagagtttcttgaagtggatcatattagtacattgtttgattgctttgcttcatccattccatcatttaattccacatactgatatactgaaggtcttaagtgttgtacgtgcatacaaatgttttaaattacatttttctctaagattatatttctcctctttatttgagaattgttgtacattcttggctagcaggttatagtttgctttgtgtatcattttagctgtttgcaaattcactatgtggtggaatttcagtatttgtgattcaataaataaagtgtttgtatgttgtctatatccaacatgatgtattattataactgatcttttttgtaacacagttaatgaatgaagtgtacttttgtagttatttcccatatttctacacaataagtcagatatgtaacactagtgagcagtagagaatatgaagtcatttttggtctagaacatgttttgctttattcattattgacgtgtttcttgctactttatgttgtatattttttacatgagatttccagttcaatttatcatcaattattatacctagacattttgaatcattgaaacgttcaacgatttggttcatattgtcattttttgtatttccatgtataAAATACAGGttgtaatctttcttagcagcatttttaatgatgctatttaggatgccccatgttgctctcatgttgtttctgttcttctttaataattgtctgtagtattccttcttacatgttcctagtataccaattagattgtttttatatttcttatacttattttctgcctctatagatgtctgtgttattaatattccatataatgtcttttttttgtgacaagcatttttcagtccttttgtcatccatggttggttgtttttcttttgcttcttactaacttctttccatggacaacataaacattgatattatacatgtgggcctatatatatatatatatatatatatatatatatatatatatatatatatatatatatatatatatatgtatatatatatatatttgatgtggcaagctacttttgcagtgtagcttgtagtgtagcgtgctacaattctctgaggatagcttagctacatttaattgagagttacttgtagcttagcttactacattgtccaggtagcttgcccatcactgtctatttggcctagctcacatgtcaatagtttgaatactgcaaacttcaatacagtaacacctcatttgttctgcagacgtccagcgggtgtcagcggggagtcatgaagaggagtggcacaccagtgtgggacagaaggagctacaggccccctcccacattaaagaggagcagcttcatgatgaagatgaagctcagtccttacagcttcatcacagtcaaagtgaggagaacagaggggcggagcttgtaagtcaacacatcacagaagctgatggagagcattgtgaagatatcaagtcagaaccagacagcatctttgctccactgtcagacatggaccacatgatgtcacactcttctgatcacagtgaccacatccaaaaacctttggagagtaaaaatgactctaaaggtgatacgagacatcaaactaacaacaaacactttgactgctctgattgtgggaaatcatttagatggaagagtcattttacagaacacatgagaacacacactggagagaaaccttttacttgctctgtttgtgctaaaagattcaacactaagatttAAATGATATTAttcatgagaacacatactggagagaaaccttttacttgctccgtttgtaagaagagtttctccagaaagcatcacctgaccagacacatgagaacacacactggagagaaaccttttacttgctctgtttgtgctaaaagattcaacactaagaatgaaatgatattacacatgagaacacatactggagagaaacattttgcttgctctgtttgtaagaagagtttctccacaaagacacacatgaccagacacatgagaacacacacttgaGATAAACATTTTGCtttctcagcttgtgctaaaacatTCTACTCTaagaatgacatgatattacacatgagaacacacacaggtgagaaaccctttacttgctctgtttgtaaggaTAATTTCTCTCAaaagcaacatgatacatcacactaattaccaaaagtggcccactcggctcactgcattccagacacatgagaacacacactggagagaaaccttttgcttgctcagcttgtgccaAAAGATTCTACACTGAGAAtgaaatgatattacacatgagaacacacacaggtgagaaaccctttacttgctctgtttgtaagaagagtttctccagaaagcaaatcatgaccacacacatgagaacacacactggagagaaaccttttgcttgctcagcttgtgctaaaagattcaacactaaaaaTGGCATGATATTAcacttgagaacacacactggagagaaaccttttacttgatcagtgttagaataattatgtatatattatcacactaactttactatacttaaagtctgttgctttagttattagttattgtgcttaagttagacttttgtattcgtgcaaggacaaaaacttcttgtctgaggggtggcctcagccgcagatgttatctttgttttagcccgctaacagccaaggacttcaaggacctctacgaagataagacgacagcacgcagacgaagcagagactttaaggacctcaatgaagataagatgacaacacgcagacgaagcggagacaaggcgaaatcacaaggcccccaccacattctgtcacgtattgtgcgtcctggacctactttgcataatatatgtgaccactccttttagaggcggcctcagtgatgttgactgtggaactcttgaataaatagagggacgcgggagctgaaccttagagcgtagggcgagactgtaactaagtgtgcagctccatgtgttctcctcatgagctaaattgaactctgtctctgcatgattccttgcttcttgtctgatgaatatatgtcatcagtgtttgaacctgacactcagcttgtgctaaaagattctacACTAAAAAGGAACttttattacacatgagaacacacataggtgagaaaccttttacttgctctgtttgtaagaagagtttctccagagagcaaatcatgaccagacacatgagaacacacactggagagaaaccttttgcttgttcagcttgtgctaaaagattcaacactaagaaggaacttatattacacatgagaatacacacaggtgagaaaccttttacttgctctgtttgtaagaagagtttctccagaaagcgtgacatgaccacacacatgagaacacacactggagagaaaccgtttagttgcactgtgtgtgataagatgttcaggtttaagtatcaggtcagtagacacaagtgtgtaacagtcatggaagctgcagggatttaaaaacacttaaaggggaacattatcacaatttcagaagggttaaaaccattaaaaatcagttcccagtggcttattttatttttcgaaaaaaatttttaaattttacccatcactcaatatctctaaaaaaaacttcaaagtgcctgattttaaccatcgttatatacacccgtccattttcctgtgacgtcacatagtgacaaacaaacaaacatggcggatagaacagcaagctatagcgacattagctcggattcagactcggatttcagcggcttaagcgattcaacagattacgcatgtattgaaacggatggttgtagtgtggaggcaggtagcgaaaaccaaattgaagaagaaactgaagctattgagccatatcggtttgaaccgtatgcaagcaaaaccgaggaaaacgacacgacagccagcgacacgggagaaagcgaggacgacttcggcgatcgccttccaaccaacgattggtatgtgtttgtttggcattaaaggaaactaacaactatgaactaggtttacagcatatgaaatacatttggcaacaacatgcactttgagagtgcagacagcccatttcaggcgcgctaagaacatatatttttccacgatttcagcactcaggttaaccatacctaaatagacacaaaatactgcattacacaagactacccgaatgtactcgaatgattgaaaacaataaatgtttttaagctaaattattggtaaacacagtttatgtataataatttacgtaaaaccgcgagtaatgaataaagttttcatcaattaatatattctgtagacataccctcatccgctctcttttcctgaaagctgatccgtccagttttggagttgatgtcagcaggccagggaagctagggtcgatattcttctcttgatcatcttcggtggcataagggacggtgtgagccaagacatccagggggtttagctccctcgtctgcgggaacaaactgccgccattgcttgccgtgctaccgaggtcctttgtccctgaatttctcacacactccggcagattcaatgggggtctggcggcagatttctttgactttatggttggaaatgcatctgctttgagtgtcgcaggatatccacacattcttgccatctctgtcgtagcatagctttcgtcggtaaagtgtgcggaacaaacgactgaccatttcgtcggctttccccacagcctcgtattttgaacaagtttcgtccaatttcttgccactttcacatctttgggccactggtgcaacttgaatccgtccctgttcgtgttgttacaccctccgacaacacaccgccgaaagtgagaaaatggcggattgcttcctgatgtgacgtcacaacgtgacgtcatcgctccgagagcgaataatagaaaggcgtttaattcgccaaaattcacccatttagagttcggaaatcgggcaaaaaaatatatggtcttttttctgcaacatcaaggtatatattgacgcttacataggtctggtgataatgttcccctttaaattagtggtaaaagtgcaatataataacacaatttcagaatgatttccttgttaaaatctcacaattcatgagatttttatctaaaattataattttcggggcttgttgaaacatgtttttgcgGTTTATGTTGGTcgagtcgtatgattctcgcttagggtgcaaaAGGTCCAGAGCTTGTAAcctttagttcttttttgcatggaaatagccatacctttaaattagtggtaaaagtgcaatatactaacccagtttcagaatgatttccctgttaaaatctcacaattcatgaacatttttgatgaaacttgttttttcggggcttgttggtctagtccaggggtcggcaacctttaccactcaaagagccattttgaccagtttcacaaattaaagaaaacaatgggagccacaaaaacctTTTGAAATTtagaatgaaataacactgcatacaaagttgtttttttttgctttgtgctatgtataaaccaagggtctcagacacgcagccatcaccttaatatgaaaattgaatgtttgtTAGCGCGGCCCgccagttttatatgaatggcgcttgacagcgtcatacttttcaaccctcccgatttttccgtcagactacgaatttcagggcaactgatgtgtgggggagcagggttggggtgggggcggggtttggtggtagcaggggtgtataatgtagcccggaagagttagggctgcatgggattctgggtatttgttctgttgtgtttatgttgttttacggtgaagatgttctcccgaaatgtgtttatcattcttgtttggtgtgggttcacagtgtggcgcattattagtaagagtgttaaagttttttataccgccaccgtcagtgtaacctgtgtggctgttgactaagtatgccttgctgtcacttgcgtgtgcaagtagaagatgcatacaacaaagggCTGGGCTGgcacacgctgtttgtacagattgtagagggcgctaaatgctgtaccaacatggcacgcccttattattattagggtgaaaattggagaatattaattccgggagttttctgcgagaggtaccgaaatccggaaatctcccaggaaaatcggggggttcagcaagtaagctgctgagccgcatcagagtgatcaaagagccgcatgcggctccggagttgcgggttgccgacccctggtctagtcgtatgattctcgcttagggtgcgagaggtccctggttcaattcccggacaagcccttaacagtgcttttcaatcaatcaatcaatcaatcaatctttatttatatagccctaaatcacaagtgtctcaaagggctgcacaagccacaacgacatcctcggtacaaagcccacatacgggcaaggaaaaactcaccccagtgggacgtcgatgtgaatgactatgagaaaccttggagaggaccgcatatgtgggtaacccccccccccccccccccccctctaggggagaccgaaagcaatggatgtcgagtgggtctgacataatattgtgagagtccagtccatagtggatccaacataatagtaagagtccagtccatagtggggccagcaggacaccatcccgagctgagacgggtcagcagcgcagagatgttcccagccgatgcacaggcgagcggtccaccccgggtcccgactctggacagccagcacttcatccatggccataaAAGTGCAGTAACAGGTTGTTTCCCCagataaaatataaacttttttgagaatttggtaactgttgccgtagggcttgttggtctagtggtatgattcttgcTTAGGGTGCGtaaggtcccaggttcaattcctggacaagcccttaacagtgatttaaaagtcttagctaaattttccaaactgcacacaatgaagggatcaatgaaaatgtataaaatcgaatacagtggtagctcaatttacaacctttaattgttttaggacagagcttgtaacccttaggtcttttttgcaggaaaatagccatacctttaaattagtggtaaaagtgcaatatactaacccagtttcagaatgatttccctgttaaaatctcacaatttgtAAGACTTtttgttgaaacatgtttttgcgGTTTATGTTGGTcgagtcgtatgattctcgcttagggtgcaaaAGGTCCAGAGCTTGTAAcctttagttcttttttgcatggaaatagccatacctttaaattagtggtaaaagtgcaatataccaacccagtttcagaatgatgtCCCTGATAAAATCTCgcaattcatgaacatttttgatgaaacttgatttttcagggcttgttggtctagtccaggggtcggcaacctttaccactcaaagagccattttgaccagtttcacaaattaaagaaaacaatgggaaccacaaaaatcttttgaaatttagaatgaaataacactgcattcaaagtttttttttttgctttgtgctatgtataaaccaagggtctcagacacgcagccaTCACCTCAATATGAaatttgaatgttagtgcggcccgcaagttttatatgaatggcgcttgacagcgtcatacttggcagactacaaatttcagggcaactgttctctcgaacgtgccgtgatggtacagcatttagtgcccactacaaccagcgtgccggcccaaccacacgttgtacggggcttttacttgctcacgtaagtgacagcaaggcatacttggtcaacaactacacaggttacactgacggtggaggtataaaaaactttaacactcttacaaataatgcgccacactgtgaacccacaccaaacaagaatgacaaacacatttcggtagaacatctgcaccttaacacaacataaacacaacagaacaaatacccagaatcccatgcagccctaactcttcccggctacattatacacccccgctactaaaccccgcccacctcaaccgacgcacggagggggggggggggggggggggggttgatgtgtgggggagcagggttggggtgggggcggggtttggtggtagcaggggtgtataatgtagcccggaagagtaagggctgcatgggattctgatttccctgttaaaatctcactattcatgagatttttatctacaattatattttttggggcttgttggtctagtggtatgattctcgcttagggtgcgaaaggtcccgggttcaattcctggacaaccccttaacagtgatttaaaactcttagctcaattttccaaactgcacacactcaagggattgattgattgagacttttattagtaggttgcacagtgaagtacatattccgtataattgaccactaaatggtaacaccccaataagtttttcaacttgtttaagtcggggttcatatATATACTAacgtcataatacagtcatcacacaagagaatcacattgaattatttacattatttacaatctggggtctggaggggggtgggggtgggggggggggggggggggggtttggcttGCATTCATTTTGTGGtctgaaaacaaactgagaaagtgttacagaaaaaacttcaagacactgacgggatttgagcccaacatctcctatttaacaaacaggcaccttgactgacagctacagcgccttgaacagcatgggatttcaacaagatgtctataaccctacactgaattaatgatagccaatttgaggcgatagcattgattatcagtaatttacattagtttaaacaagcatggcttgaaagttatgttgcaaacgttttaactagaaacttttttgcaaatttagagaaggacatgggctgtacaagaaaaccctcaaaccctcgtgTTCGCGTccagatttcgtcc is a window from the Nerophis lumbriciformis linkage group LG28, RoL_Nlum_v2.1, whole genome shotgun sequence genome containing:
- the LOC133570670 gene encoding uncharacterized protein: MSPEPYDSSEHEQTLRRFSVQEMNTRQDERPLQQQEDAHSPHIKEEEEDLWVTQEEEFLPGQEETDLSKFPLTIVSVKTEEHEDKAPESSQLHDSPNVQRVSAGSHEEEWHTSVGQKELQAPSHIKEEQLHDEDEAQSLQLHHSQSEENRGAELVSQHITEADGEHCEDIKSEPDSIFAPLSDMDHMMSHSSDHSDHIQKPLESKNDSKGDTRHQTNNKHFDCSDYLGQEAT